The window GGGAGCGTGGCGCCGGCTTCGCCGAGGGGCTGAAGGCCTACCCGGGCATCAAGGTCCTCGCCGAGCAGCCGGCCGACTGGGACCGCACCAAGGGCCTCGACGTGATGACGAACCTCCTCCAGGCCAACCCCGGCGTCGACGGCGTCTTCGCGGAGAACGACGAGATGGCGCTCGGCGCGATCAAGGCGCTCGGTGCCAAGGCCGGAAAGTCCGTCCAGGTCATCGGGTTCGACGGCACCGCCGACGGGCTCAAGGCCGTCGAGGCGGGCACGCTGTACGCCTCGGTCGCCCAGCAACCCGCCGAACTCGGCAGGATCGCGGTGCGCAACGCGGTGAAGGCCGCCGAGGGCGAGAAGGTCGCGAAGTCGGTGATGGTGCCGGTGAAGGTGGTCACGTCGCGGAACGTGGCCGAGTTCGGCGGCTGACACGATGCGGTGGCCGGACGGGGAGCGCGTGACCCCGTCCGGCCGTCTCGGCCGTTCCGGGCGCGTCGGTTCTGGCGGGCCGCTCGGGGCGCTCCGGTTCCGCCGGGCCGTTGGGGGGCCCGCCAGTTCCGCCGGGTCGTTCGGGGCGCTTCGGTTCCGCCGCGTGTTTCGATCGTTCCGCCCGTCGGCGCGACCGGCCGCCGGGCGGCTCCAGTCCACCTGCACAGGGAGATGGATCATGTACGACTACGACCTCCTGGTCGTGGGATCGGCCAACGCCGACCTGGTGATCGGTGTCGAGCGGCGGCCGGGGGCCGGGGAGACGGTGCTCGGCTCCGACCTGGCCGTGCATCCGGGCGGCAAGGGCGGCAACCAGGCCGTCGCTGCGGCTCGGCTGGGGGCGCGTACGGCGCTGCTGGCGCGGGTCGGTGACGACGGCCACGGGCGGCTGCTGCTGGACTCGCAGCGCGCGGCCGGGGTCGACACGGCGGGGGTGCTGGTCGGCGGGGCGCCCACCGGGGTCGCGCTGATCACGGTGGACCCCTCGGGCGACAACAGCATCGTGGTGTCGCCGGGCGCCAACGGAAGGCTGACCCCCGCGGACGTGCGGGCGGCGGACGCGCTGCTGCGGGCCTCTCGGGTGGTCTCGGCACAGTTGGAGATCCCGCTGGAGACGGTGGTGGAGGTCGTGCGGCGGCTGCCGGAGGGGACGCGTTTCGTGCTGAACCCGTCGCCACCCCGGGAGTTGCCCGCCGAGGTGCTGGCCGCCTGTGATCCGCTGATCGTCAACGAACACGAGGCGCAGGTCATCGTCGGGGGTGAGCTGGCGGGTTCGCCGGAGGACTGGGCGCGGGCGCTGCTGGCGCTGGGGCCGCGGTCGGTGGTCGTCACGCTGGGCGCGCAGGGCGCGTTGGTCGCGACCGCCGAGGGCAGTGTGCGGGTGCCCGCCGTGCGGGTGGAGGCCGTGGACACCACGGGGGCCGGGGACGCGTTCACCGCGGCGCTGGCGTGGAAGCTGGGGGCGGGCGCGGAGCCGGCCGAGGCCGCCGCGTACGCGGCCCGGGTGGGGGCGGTGGCCGTCACCAGGGCCGGGGCGCAGGTGTCGTTCCCGACCGCCGAGGAGGTCGCGGCGCTGTGAAGCGGGCCGGGATACTAAACCGTCATCTGGCGGGCGCTCTCGCGGAGTTGGGGCACGGGCACGGGGTGCTGGTGTGCGACGCGGGGATGCCGGTGCCGGAGGGGCCACGGGTGGTCGACCTGGCGTTCCGGGCCGGGGTGCCGTCGTTCGCGGAGGTGCTGGACGGGCTGCTCGACGAACTCGTGGTCGAGGGCGCGACCGCCGCGCGCGAGGTCCGGGGCGCGAACCCGGGGGCGACGGCGCTGCTGGAGGGCCGCTTCCCCGATCTGGAACTGGTCGCCCACGAGAAGCTGAAGGAGCTGTCGGCGGGTGCGCGGCTGATCGTACGGACCGGGGAGGCGCGGCCGTACGCGAACGTGCTGTTGCGGTGCGGGGTGTTCTTCTGAGCCGGTGAACCGGACATCGGCCCTCGGCATCGGACATATCAGCGTGGGTGCCGGCGGTGAGGCCGACGGTGAGGGCCGGCGGTGAGGACGTTTCGAGGGGCCCGGTCCAGTGGACCGGGCCCCTCGGCTTCCCTCCCCGTCAGAAGTCCCGCGATCCCCCCGGATCCCCCGTCCGAGACGTTCTGATGCCACATACGACCCGCGAAGTGCGGGGAGGGTTGCACGGTGTTCTGAGATTTCTTTGGTATGCCAACGAGGTCGGCGACACAAGGGTGTTCGAATTATGTCCCGATGATGTCACTTCACCGGCAACCGCGTTGCGGGTGCAACGGGTTGTGGGAGAGCATGTTCGGGACGCAGGTGAACCGGACACACGGGGGTGGACACGACGTGAAGTTCGACATGGGGTCGACGACCCTGGCGGACCTCGGCAAGAGCACGCTCGGATCGAGCGACGACCTCGGGACGCTGATCCAGCTGCTGATCAGCGCGGCGGAGCCGCTGGAGGGCAAGTTCAACGGCGCCGGCAAGCTGGCGTTCGACTCGTTCAAGAACCGCGCGGACGAGATCACGGCCGATCTGAACGGCTCGCTCGCCGCGATCCTGGGCGGTCAGTCGGGCATGGACAACGCGTTCGGCACCGGTGACGTGGAGTCCCAGGACAACGCCAACCAGAACA is drawn from Streptomyces bottropensis ATCC 25435 and contains these coding sequences:
- a CDS encoding ribokinase, with translation MYDYDLLVVGSANADLVIGVERRPGAGETVLGSDLAVHPGGKGGNQAVAAARLGARTALLARVGDDGHGRLLLDSQRAAGVDTAGVLVGGAPTGVALITVDPSGDNSIVVSPGANGRLTPADVRAADALLRASRVVSAQLEIPLETVVEVVRRLPEGTRFVLNPSPPRELPAEVLAACDPLIVNEHEAQVIVGGELAGSPEDWARALLALGPRSVVVTLGAQGALVATAEGSVRVPAVRVEAVDTTGAGDAFTAALAWKLGAGAEPAEAAAYAARVGAVAVTRAGAQVSFPTAEEVAAL
- the rbsD gene encoding D-ribose pyranase; amino-acid sequence: MKRAGILNRHLAGALAELGHGHGVLVCDAGMPVPEGPRVVDLAFRAGVPSFAEVLDGLLDELVVEGATAAREVRGANPGATALLEGRFPDLELVAHEKLKELSAGARLIVRTGEARPYANVLLRCGVFF